Genomic segment of Nodularia sp. LEGE 06071:
ACTTGCCTTTGCATGAAGCTAATTCATACTTTCAATCAGCAACGCCAAGAGAGTTATATAAATATGCGATCGCATCTTCCTAACAGCAGATGGATTCACCACATCCAGTTAGACAGTATTAGAATTACATCCACGCCGTCAGCACTATGACATTAGAGACTCAGACACCCCAGCCAGAAACGATGCACGAAGAGGAAGAAGAATTTCATTGGCGAGAATGCTGGTATCCCGTCTGCTTTCTGCAAGACTTGCCCAAAAATATTCCTTATGGTTTTTCTTTGTATGATGAACCTTTTGTGTTATTCAGGAATCAAAATGGCATACTTGTGTGTTTAACAGACCGTTGTCCCCATCGCGCCGCCAGACTCTCTGATGGACAAATTATTGATGGCAAAATTGAATGTTCATATCATGGTTGGCAGTTTGGCATTGATGGTCAATGTTTGCACATTCCGCAGTTACCAGAAGATACCAAAATTCCTCTAAATGCTTGTGTGCAATCGTTTACAGTTGTAGAACGTCAAGGCTTAATCTGGGTTTGGGCGGGAGAAACTGAAACTGCCATTGATCAACTCATCCCCACTATAGCGGACTTGGAAAACCCAGAATTTGTCCACACCGACTATATGAGAGATTTACCTTATGACCAAACTTATTTAATAGAAAACTTTGTTGATCCGGCTCATGTTTATATCAGCCATGATGGCACTGAAGGTAATCGAGCCAGCGCCCAACCATTAGAAATGGAAGTCAGCGATTTTTACGTTAAAGGATTTTTGGGGAAAATCCGCCAAAGCCGAAATAGTGATGCACCTTGGCAAAATTTGGATTTTATTGCGCCCAATTTAGTTCATTACAAATTAAACGTAATTAAACCTGGTTGGTATGCTGGCATAGCTTTATATTCAATTCCTATTGGTAAGGGTAAATGCCGTCTTTTACTCCGCAGATATCGCAATTTTATGATGGAAAAATTTAAGTCTAAACCTCGCTGGCTGGAACACTTGCGGCAAAACAAAGTTTTAGAACAGGATTTACCTCAAATATTAGGGCAACAAGCAGAAATAGCGAGGTTACAACAAAGTTTAAATAAAATTTATTTGCCACTAAAAACATCAGATTTATTAGTGATTAGTTACCGCAAATGGTTAGATAAATTTGGTGACTCTTTACCATATTATCAAGGTTATTTTACTTCTAAAAATATCGGTAGCAATGATTGCTCTCAAACTTTACCAGATGCAGACAGATTTTTACAACATACACTTATTTGTAGTTCATGCAATCAGGCATATCGGGTCACAAATCAACTAAAACAAACCTTTGCCGCCGTAGGAATCGCTCTAGCAGTTTTGGCAATCATCACAGATGGGCTGAGTAGTATTATACTCGTTCTTGCGGCTCTAGTGTCCGTTGTCTTGGCAGTTTTAGCTGAAAAATTAAAAACGCACTTTCGACACTCTTATACTCACTTTGATCAATGAGTAGTGAGCAATTTTTGGGTGTTATCTCACGCAGAGGCGCAGTTAGCGGAAAGCTTTCCCGCAGGGTGGCGCAGAGAATCAGAAAGAGTAATATTAATAGGGGTTTTAAAATGCAACTTCAAACAGTGCAGCAACATTCTCGACTTGGCACAGAAGTATTGCCAGAATGCAATCTCACACAACTGACAAACCAAGAGATAAATCAATTCAAAACATCTCTTTGGCAGCATGGCGTGATTGTTGTCAAAAACCAACGTTTAACTGCATCACAGCTAAAAGAATTTGCCTACCAAACTTTTGGTGAGTCTAATATTAATTATCCCCCTAAACCCCTTGATCCAAATATTGATCCAGATTTACAAAGTATTGGTGTATCTATTTTAGGAAATCCCCAACAGGATACTCAGGAAATTGTCGGCAAATTTGCTTGGCAATGGCATCATGATAAAGATTTACTTCCTACAACAGCAGGTCTGGATATGAATGCTTTGTATGTGGTGATGCTTTATGGAGTAGAAATACCGCCAGAGGGAATCGATGGTCAGCCCCACACAACGGCTTTTCTCGACATGATAGAAGCTTATAATAATCTCGATCCTGAGCATCAGCAGCAATTAGAGCAAATGTCTATGTACCATTTACCACCAAGAAACCATCAGCCAGGACATGATGTACCAATGAAAAGGCATCCCATTGTTTCCATTCATCAGGTAACTGGGAAAAAAG
This window contains:
- a CDS encoding Rieske 2Fe-2S domain-containing protein, translating into MTLETQTPQPETMHEEEEEFHWRECWYPVCFLQDLPKNIPYGFSLYDEPFVLFRNQNGILVCLTDRCPHRAARLSDGQIIDGKIECSYHGWQFGIDGQCLHIPQLPEDTKIPLNACVQSFTVVERQGLIWVWAGETETAIDQLIPTIADLENPEFVHTDYMRDLPYDQTYLIENFVDPAHVYISHDGTEGNRASAQPLEMEVSDFYVKGFLGKIRQSRNSDAPWQNLDFIAPNLVHYKLNVIKPGWYAGIALYSIPIGKGKCRLLLRRYRNFMMEKFKSKPRWLEHLRQNKVLEQDLPQILGQQAEIARLQQSLNKIYLPLKTSDLLVISYRKWLDKFGDSLPYYQGYFTSKNIGSNDCSQTLPDADRFLQHTLICSSCNQAYRVTNQLKQTFAAVGIALAVLAIITDGLSSIILVLAALVSVVLAVLAEKLKTHFRHSYTHFDQ
- a CDS encoding TauD/TfdA dioxygenase family protein — protein: MQLQTVQQHSRLGTEVLPECNLTQLTNQEINQFKTSLWQHGVIVVKNQRLTASQLKEFAYQTFGESNINYPPKPLDPNIDPDLQSIGVSILGNPQQDTQEIVGKFAWQWHHDKDLLPTTAGLDMNALYVVMLYGVEIPPEGIDGQPHTTAFLDMIEAYNNLDPEHQQQLEQMSMYHLPPRNHQPGHDVPMKRHPIVSIHQVTGKKGLYLGSDTSILVGMEDTLDLAKQFWQELFQTVLERTPVYTHVWQPGDLVVWDNSQVMHAGIPYDASKYKRVALRVGLVDTK